In Clostridium sporogenes, one genomic interval encodes:
- a CDS encoding YveK family protein, translated as MNEEVTLDIQEIFNVLKRKRKLIVIITLLCGIVVAIFNFFIISPTYEVRASVVIGKAAEEKAENKNNYNDVMMYQKLVKTYAQIANSRTLAENVVAKTGRLKPEGLQSKLNVMPQQDTQILDLKIQDKDAEFAYKALTIVCDEFIAQSKKIYPSNTIELLDKPVIPEKPIKPKKLFNIAIALFMGFLISAGMAFIQEYMDKTIKTENDIDKYLGLPVIAVIPKMK; from the coding sequence ATGAATGAAGAAGTAACCTTAGATATACAGGAGATTTTTAATGTATTAAAAAGGAAAAGAAAACTAATTGTAATAATAACACTATTATGCGGAATAGTGGTCGCTATTTTTAATTTTTTTATTATTTCACCTACTTATGAGGTAAGGGCCAGTGTAGTTATAGGGAAAGCTGCAGAAGAAAAAGCTGAAAATAAAAATAATTATAATGATGTTATGATGTATCAAAAATTAGTTAAAACCTATGCTCAAATAGCCAATTCAAGAACTTTAGCAGAAAATGTAGTAGCTAAAACAGGCAGATTAAAGCCAGAGGGATTGCAAAGCAAACTAAATGTAATGCCTCAACAGGATACTCAAATTCTAGACTTGAAAATACAAGATAAAGATGCAGAATTTGCATATAAAGCGCTTACTATAGTTTGTGATGAGTTTATAGCTCAAAGTAAAAAAATATACCCTAGCAACACTATAGAATTATTAGACAAGCCAGTAATACCAGAAAAGCCTATAAAACCAAAAAAATTATTTAATATAGCTATAGCTTTATTTATGGGATTCTTAATATCTGCGGGAATGGCTTTTATACAAGAATATATGGATAAAACTATAAAAACAGAAAATGATATAGATAAATATCTGGGGCTTCCAGTAATAGCTGTAATACCTAAAATGAAATAA
- a CDS encoding CpsD/CapB family tyrosine-protein kinase — protein MNRNLELITIKDPKSPISESYRILRTNIQFSSFDEKISVIFVTSSTPGEGKSTTSANLAITMAQNGAKTILVDCDLRKPNVHKLFKLSNIRGLSNLLIEDNSIDGVIQQSSVENLHILTSGVKPPNPSELLSSRKMNNFIETSKKHYDYIILDTPPVGVVTDAQLVSQYSDGGILVTASGQVERELAIRAKQLLEKVNAKIIGVVLNKVDTEFGNGYRYYNYYYEEDGEKKKRNKK, from the coding sequence TTGAATAGAAATTTAGAGTTGATAACTATAAAAGATCCAAAGTCACCAATATCAGAATCCTATAGAATTTTAAGGACTAATATACAATTTTCATCCTTTGATGAAAAAATAAGTGTAATTTTTGTAACTAGTTCTACTCCTGGAGAGGGAAAATCTACAACATCAGCAAATTTAGCTATAACCATGGCACAAAATGGAGCTAAAACTATTTTGGTAGATTGTGACCTTAGAAAACCTAATGTACATAAATTATTTAAGCTATCTAATATAAGGGGACTATCTAATTTACTAATAGAAGACAATTCAATAGATGGGGTTATACAACAAAGTAGCGTGGAAAATTTACATATTTTGACTTCAGGGGTAAAACCACCTAATCCCTCAGAACTATTATCTTCTAGAAAAATGAATAATTTCATAGAAACCAGTAAAAAACACTATGATTATATAATATTAGATACTCCGCCGGTAGGAGTAGTAACAGATGCTCAATTAGTATCCCAATATTCTGACGGAGGGATATTAGTTACAGCATCTGGGCAGGTTGAAAGAGAATTAGCCATAAGAGCAAAGCAACTTTTAGAAAAAGTTAATGCAAAAATAATAGGGGTAGTATTAAATAAAGTGGACACAGAATTTGGGAATGGATATAGGTATTATAATTATTATTATGAAGAAGATGGAGAGAAGAAGAAAAGAAATAAAAAATAA
- a CDS encoding sugar transferase, whose protein sequence is MGEIHKNLEEVQTEYKNEYSKTIMYFVIKKIIDLLGSIIGLILLSPILIITAIAIKLDSKGPVFFIQERVGKNEQSFNMYKFRSMVIDAEEKLYKLKDKNEMSGPMFKMKDDPRITKIGRFIRKTSIDELPQLFNVLKGEMSLVGPRPNLPREVIKFTDYQKNKFLAKPGLTCYWQVMGRNNIDFEDWIELDIKYIRKRNTWEDIKLIFKTVGVLFGDDNAS, encoded by the coding sequence ATGGGTGAAATACACAAAAATTTAGAAGAAGTCCAAACAGAATATAAAAATGAATATTCTAAAACTATAATGTATTTTGTTATAAAAAAGATTATAGATTTATTAGGTTCTATAATTGGATTAATACTGTTAAGTCCTATATTAATAATAACTGCAATAGCAATAAAGTTAGATTCTAAGGGGCCTGTATTTTTTATTCAAGAAAGAGTAGGGAAAAATGAACAATCCTTTAACATGTATAAGTTTAGATCTATGGTGATAGATGCAGAAGAAAAGTTATATAAGTTAAAGGATAAAAATGAAATGTCAGGTCCTATGTTTAAAATGAAGGATGATCCTAGAATTACTAAGATAGGTAGATTTATAAGGAAGACAAGCATAGATGAATTACCACAATTATTTAATGTATTAAAGGGAGAAATGTCATTAGTAGGACCAAGGCCTAATCTTCCAAGAGAGGTTATAAAATTTACAGATTATCAAAAAAATAAATTCTTGGCAAAGCCTGGTCTTACCTGTTATTGGCAAGTTATGGGGCGGAACAATATAGATTTTGAAGATTGGATAGAACTAGATATTAAGTACATAAGAAAGAGAAATACCTGGGAAGATATAAAACTTATTTTTAAAACCGTTGGAGTATTATTCGGAGATGATAATGCTAGTTAG
- a CDS encoding Spo0E family sporulation regulatory protein-aspartic acid phosphatase, with translation MKYSKESLCEQMDMVRQALYEISITLEDEERDEEKILNVSREMDELILEYMKFGKED, from the coding sequence TTGAAATATAGTAAAGAATCTTTATGTGAACAAATGGATATGGTAAGACAAGCTCTATATGAAATTAGCATAACTTTAGAGGATGAAGAAAGAGATGAAGAAAAGATACTTAATGTTAGTAGAGAAATGGATGAGCTTATTTTAGAATATATGAAATTTGGAAAAGAAGATTAA
- the fliB gene encoding flagellin lysine-N-methylase — MKILKPVYYDEFKCIGSECIDTCCKGWQIQIDKKSYLKYRKTKGEFSKKLNDSVVRNRKNGTELFYAEIKLKEDKCPLLNEKKLCGIYINLGEEYLCNTCKIYPRLIRKCGDIYEKTISLSCPEVARILVETNKDISFNMENENLNEVEQKYIVKGEYNKELYNLLWEGRDLSIEVAQFKEIPIWKRLIFLKIIEEKLQILIDESKYNELNNTIVNLTNTITNYDVIKSLDNINKVNRIKIQFIHTILQRRANCGKTNNKFLEIMDDFNCLFGDKNETDILEILDIKENRFNEYFKEYENIFENYIVYNLYNYYMQVLRTRDLNKEILMLILKYSIIKILLLAKWNKQGERLNKKDIIDVLYSFSRVMEHNDKFIDDLCIDIKKEEYDSLAYLAILVR; from the coding sequence ATGAAAATTTTAAAACCAGTTTATTACGATGAGTTTAAATGTATTGGTAGTGAATGCATAGATACTTGTTGCAAGGGTTGGCAAATACAAATAGATAAAAAAAGTTACCTAAAGTATAGAAAAACTAAAGGAGAATTTAGTAAAAAATTAAATGATTCTGTTGTAAGGAACAGGAAAAATGGAACAGAATTATTTTATGCAGAAATAAAATTAAAAGAAGATAAGTGCCCCCTTCTTAATGAAAAAAAACTTTGTGGTATATATATAAATTTGGGAGAAGAATATCTATGTAATACCTGTAAAATATATCCACGTCTAATAAGAAAGTGTGGAGATATATATGAAAAGACCATAAGTTTATCCTGCCCTGAAGTTGCAAGAATACTTGTTGAAACTAATAAAGATATTAGTTTCAATATGGAAAATGAAAATTTAAATGAAGTAGAGCAGAAATATATTGTAAAAGGGGAATATAATAAAGAATTATATAATTTACTTTGGGAAGGTAGAGATTTATCTATTGAAGTAGCACAATTTAAAGAAATTCCTATTTGGAAAAGGCTTATATTTTTAAAGATAATTGAAGAAAAACTTCAAATTTTAATAGATGAATCAAAATATAATGAATTGAATAATACTATTGTAAATTTAACTAATACCATAACTAATTATGATGTAATAAAATCATTAGATAATATAAATAAAGTTAATAGGATAAAAATTCAGTTTATACATACGATACTTCAAAGAAGAGCTAACTGTGGTAAAACTAATAATAAGTTTTTGGAAATAATGGATGATTTTAATTGTTTATTTGGAGATAAAAATGAAACTGATATTTTAGAAATATTAGATATTAAGGAAAATAGATTTAATGAATACTTTAAAGAGTATGAAAACATTTTTGAAAACTATATTGTTTACAATTTATATAATTATTATATGCAGGTCTTAAGGACTAGGGATTTAAATAAAGAAATATTAATGCTTATATTGAAATATTCAATAATTAAGATTTTGTTATTAGCAAAATGGAATAAACAAGGTGAAAGGCTAAATAAAAAAGACATAATAGATGTATTATACTCGTTTAGTAGAGTTATGGAACATAATGATAAGTTTATAGATGATTTATGTATAGATATAAAAAAAGAAGAGTATGATAGTTTGGCTTATTTAGCTATATTAGTAAGATAG
- a CDS encoding LCP family protein translates to MENKKKKWILSIVTVIVLTTVIVTLYVYSQLAAVKKVSISKNDQQLKIDKKADQYGDDVINIAFFGLDRRKKDEPSRSDAIMIISLDKKHKKVKVSSIMRDSYVDIDGHGKTKLNHAYAYGGPELAIKTINSTFKLNIRNFVAVDFYELEKIIDTVGGVEIPVRSDEIKYINIYMQETARIQGKSVQEVQKPGLQNLNGMQAVAYARIRYTSGGDYERTERQRIVLTAIMNKVKKLGPTEFPKVVSALLPNVESSFSSTEIMKMGTSAFALGIDNIEQQRFPLDDYCQGKLIDGVYYLLFNEEKTINQIHKYIFEDIKPN, encoded by the coding sequence ATGGAAAATAAAAAAAAGAAATGGATATTGTCTATAGTAACAGTAATTGTACTTACAACAGTAATAGTAACATTATATGTTTATAGTCAGTTAGCAGCAGTTAAAAAAGTATCTATATCGAAAAATGACCAACAGTTAAAGATAGATAAAAAAGCAGATCAATATGGGGATGATGTAATAAATATAGCATTTTTCGGCTTAGATAGAAGAAAAAAAGATGAACCTTCAAGATCTGATGCTATAATGATAATTTCTTTAGATAAGAAGCATAAAAAAGTTAAAGTATCATCTATAATGAGAGATTCATATGTGGATATAGATGGTCATGGGAAGACAAAATTAAATCATGCTTATGCTTATGGGGGTCCAGAGCTAGCTATAAAGACTATAAATTCTACCTTTAAACTAAATATTAGAAATTTTGTAGCAGTGGATTTTTATGAATTAGAAAAAATAATAGATACTGTTGGTGGGGTAGAAATACCTGTAAGATCTGATGAAATAAAATATATAAATATTTATATGCAAGAAACTGCAAGAATTCAAGGTAAGAGTGTACAAGAAGTGCAAAAGCCAGGGCTTCAAAATTTAAATGGTATGCAAGCAGTGGCTTATGCCAGAATAAGGTACACTAGTGGTGGAGATTATGAAAGAACAGAAAGACAAAGAATAGTTTTAACAGCTATTATGAATAAGGTGAAAAAATTAGGACCTACAGAGTTTCCTAAAGTAGTAAGTGCCCTACTTCCAAATGTGGAAAGCAGTTTTTCTTCTACAGAAATAATGAAAATGGGAACCTCAGCTTTTGCTTTAGGTATAGATAACATAGAACAACAAAGATTTCCATTAGATGATTATTGCCAAGGGAAGCTTATAGATGGTGTTTACTATTTATTATTTAATGAAGAAAAAACTATAAATCAAATACATAAATATATATTTGAAGATATAAAACCTAACTAA
- a CDS encoding tyrosine-protein phosphatase, whose translation MIDIHSHIIASIDDGAKDLDYSLKMLKVAEESGTKKIIATPHYYVGKYEEKYSSVKKKVDYLNKIAKENNINIEIFSGQEVLIHRKTVELYEKGYIGTINNTSYMLVEFPMTTWEDYYMDVLYELKIRGINPIIAHPERYKFIHEDISNINKLIEEGYLFQINAGSLLGVFGKESEKISKELIKNRICNFIGSDAHSLNVRNSNINKGVKIIETMDKSLYNEIIINSNNLLENKYVVTDCRKMQKKKNIFSFLKNII comes from the coding sequence ATGATAGACATTCATAGTCATATAATAGCATCCATAGACGATGGTGCGAAAGATTTAGATTATTCTTTAAAGATGCTTAAAGTCGCAGAAGAAAGTGGAACGAAAAAAATAATAGCTACGCCTCACTATTATGTGGGAAAATATGAGGAAAAATATTCTAGCGTAAAGAAAAAGGTGGATTATTTAAATAAAATAGCTAAAGAAAACAATATAAATATAGAAATATTTTCAGGGCAAGAGGTTCTTATACATAGAAAAACTGTAGAGCTTTATGAAAAAGGATATATAGGCACTATAAATAATACATCTTATATGCTAGTGGAATTTCCTATGACTACTTGGGAAGATTATTATATGGATGTACTTTATGAATTAAAAATAAGAGGCATAAATCCTATAATAGCTCATCCAGAAAGATATAAATTTATTCATGAAGATATTTCTAATATAAATAAACTTATAGAAGAAGGTTATTTATTTCAAATAAATGCAGGGAGTTTATTGGGCGTATTTGGAAAAGAATCTGAAAAAATATCAAAGGAACTTATAAAAAATAGAATATGTAATTTTATAGGTTCAGATGCTCATAGCTTAAATGTGAGAAATTCAAATATTAATAAGGGAGTTAAAATTATAGAAACTATGGATAAGTCCTTATATAATGAAATAATTATAAATTCAAATAATCTTCTTGAAAATAAATATGTAGTTACAGATTGTAGAAAAATGCAGAAGAAAAAAAATATTTTTAGTTTTCTTAAAAATATAATTTAA
- a CDS encoding methyl-accepting chemotaxis protein — protein MGENRRFQSNEEILAAFKLVLPYINKIIHEDMVVGLTDLEKYVGYHRAKEFELDLPEGKPIKGIKTIEECIKYKKETYDNIPKEVYGRAIKTIFTPIYGVNNEVIGTLSSGIDFDNNNQLVENVQKLVENVKQVTENTAQVSEAAESLAKSGQNAISMVEELNNKKNDTSEILEFIKGIATQTNLLGLNAAIEAARAGESGRGFAVVAGQVRKLSDQSQEAVKNIEKILDEMNNSVNEINNTIGSVGAISEEQAASTEEILSRIETLNETIKNLQEFVEKYK, from the coding sequence ATGGGTGAAAATAGGAGATTTCAAAGTAATGAAGAAATATTAGCAGCTTTTAAACTAGTACTACCTTACATAAATAAAATTATTCATGAGGATATGGTGGTAGGTCTTACGGATTTAGAAAAATATGTTGGTTATCATAGAGCTAAAGAATTTGAACTAGATTTACCAGAAGGAAAGCCTATAAAGGGTATAAAAACCATAGAGGAATGTATTAAATATAAAAAAGAAACCTATGATAATATTCCAAAGGAAGTGTATGGTAGAGCTATAAAAACAATATTCACTCCTATTTATGGCGTAAACAATGAAGTTATAGGTACCCTTAGTTCAGGAATAGATTTTGATAATAATAATCAATTAGTAGAAAATGTTCAAAAATTAGTGGAGAATGTTAAACAGGTAACTGAAAATACTGCGCAGGTATCAGAGGCAGCAGAAAGTTTAGCAAAATCAGGTCAAAATGCTATTTCTATGGTAGAAGAATTAAATAATAAGAAAAATGATACTTCTGAAATTCTAGAATTTATAAAAGGTATTGCGACCCAAACTAATTTATTAGGACTTAATGCAGCTATAGAAGCTGCAAGAGCAGGGGAATCCGGTCGTGGGTTTGCAGTAGTTGCAGGACAGGTTAGAAAATTATCAGATCAATCTCAAGAAGCTGTTAAAAATATCGAAAAAATATTAGATGAAATGAATAATAGCGTAAATGAAATTAATAATACCATAGGAAGTGTAGGAGCTATTAGTGAAGAACAAGCAGCTTCCACAGAGGAGATTTTATCTAGAATAGAAACCCTTAATGAAACTATTAAAAACTTACAAGAATTTGTAGAAAAATATAAATAA
- a CDS encoding glycosyltransferase: MITVGGSDPNGITNTICDYVKDLELKFPIIIGPSFKEENIKKLLRLKKLKDNINLYFNANMIEIMNKCDIAISASGSMLYELAVSHVPTLGLIIADNQEKIAYKMDERGLIYNLGWYEDLAKYIIIDDIKKIARLDNRQIMIREQKNINENGVEKLVMEIEKIKNRDE, encoded by the coding sequence ATGATAACTGTAGGTGGATCAGATCCTAATGGAATTACTAATACAATATGTGATTATGTAAAAGACTTAGAACTTAAATTTCCTATTATTATAGGACCGTCTTTTAAAGAAGAAAACATTAAAAAACTTTTAAGGCTAAAAAAATTAAAAGATAATATAAATTTATATTTTAATGCTAATATGATTGAAATAATGAATAAATGTGACATAGCTATATCAGCCAGTGGAAGCATGTTATATGAGCTTGCAGTTTCCCACGTTCCAACTCTAGGATTAATCATTGCTGACAATCAAGAGAAAATAGCATATAAAATGGATGAAAGAGGATTAATATATAACTTAGGATGGTATGAGGATTTAGCAAAATATATAATTATAGATGATATTAAAAAAATAGCTAGATTAGATAATAGACAAATAATGATTAGGGAACAAAAAAATATTAATGAAAATGGTGTGGAAAAATTAGTTATGGAAATAGAAAAAATAAAAAATAGAGATGAATAA
- a CDS encoding flagellin: MFVSSNGSLLNSFAKLTKNKTSKNQLTEKLSSGKRINKAADDAGGLSISESLKAQVRGLNRAEKNIQDGISMVQVSDGAMDEITKTLHRMKELSVQASNGTLTDDDRQAIGEEFNELKENIDSIAKGTEFNGIKLLNEDKTLVIQTRENPYLTYDLTLTNNSLQALGIDSININTASNSNESIGKIKDALNTVIKNRAELGNHLNNLQHAFNNVNNSGSNLTSSLSRIEDIDMATAIMKSVKDDVLINYNKSMLVSARQSNEGVNTVINKWLL; this comes from the coding sequence ATGTTTGTTAGTAGTAATGGATCTCTTTTAAATTCCTTTGCAAAATTAACAAAGAATAAAACATCTAAAAACCAGTTAACAGAAAAATTATCCTCGGGGAAAAGAATAAATAAAGCGGCGGATGATGCGGGTGGTTTATCTATAAGTGAAAGTTTAAAGGCTCAAGTAAGAGGGTTAAACAGAGCAGAAAAAAATATACAAGATGGAATTTCTATGGTTCAAGTATCAGATGGTGCTATGGATGAAATAACTAAAACCCTTCATAGAATGAAGGAATTATCGGTGCAAGCTTCTAATGGAACTTTAACGGATGATGACAGACAAGCTATAGGAGAAGAATTTAATGAGCTAAAAGAAAATATAGATAGCATAGCAAAGGGTACAGAATTTAATGGAATAAAACTTTTAAATGAAGACAAAACGCTAGTTATTCAAACAAGAGAAAATCCTTACCTTACTTATGATTTAACTCTAACTAATAATTCTTTACAAGCTTTAGGCATAGATAGCATAAATATAAATACTGCATCTAACTCTAATGAATCTATTGGAAAGATTAAAGATGCATTAAATACAGTTATAAAAAATAGAGCGGAGCTAGGTAATCATCTAAATAATCTTCAACATGCTTTTAATAATGTAAATAATTCTGGTAGCAATTTAACTTCTTCTTTGTCTAGAATTGAAGATATAGATATGGCAACAGCCATTATGAAATCTGTTAAAGATGACGTGCTTATAAATTACAATAAATCCATGTTAGTATCAGCAAGACAAAGTAACGAAGGGGTAAATACTGTAATAAATAAATGGCTTTTATAA
- a CDS encoding aspartyl-phosphate phosphatase Spo0E family protein, giving the protein MKTKEHLFKQMSQLRQDLYKISVTLEEKDRDEEKILNLSREMDELIVQYMKCEYK; this is encoded by the coding sequence TTGAAAACTAAAGAACATTTGTTTAAACAAATGAGTCAATTAAGACAGGACTTATATAAAATAAGTGTTACATTAGAAGAAAAGGATAGGGATGAGGAAAAAATATTAAATTTAAGTAGGGAGATGGATGAATTAATAGTACAATATATGAAATGTGAGTATAAATAA
- a CDS encoding glycosyltransferase, with protein MISLCLIVKNEEKTLHKSLDSVKNIAQEIIVVDTGSIDRTKEIALNFTDKVYDFTWCNDFSKARNFSISKASNDWILVLDADEVVTDFDIQDIQSFCSEGNKRIVGRLKRINEYEDEEGNKKYIERVNRVFNKNFFTYEGIIHEQIVSRNKGKYITKDINLVIDHIGYSKEVLNRTNKIQRNIELLKKALQKNFKDPYLHYQLGKSYFMGKDYDNAYISFKKAIYLVDDFNYEYAEDLVESYGYALIHLNLFKEALELIKYEKYYSNSPDFLFIIGLIYMNNNCFQKSAETFLRCTEFKEGKIEGITSYLPLYNIGVIFECLGFKEEALNYYNLCGEYIPATNRVKKI; from the coding sequence GTGATTAGCTTATGCCTTATAGTAAAAAATGAAGAGAAAACCTTACATAAATCCTTAGATAGTGTTAAAAATATTGCACAGGAAATAATTGTAGTAGATACAGGGTCCATAGATAGAACTAAAGAAATAGCCTTAAATTTTACAGATAAAGTATATGATTTTACTTGGTGCAATGATTTCTCTAAAGCTAGAAATTTTTCTATATCCAAAGCCTCAAATGACTGGATTTTAGTTTTAGATGCAGATGAGGTTGTTACAGATTTTGACATTCAAGATATACAATCTTTTTGCAGTGAAGGAAATAAAAGAATTGTGGGAAGATTGAAAAGAATAAATGAATATGAGGATGAAGAAGGTAATAAAAAATATATAGAAAGAGTAAACAGAGTTTTTAATAAAAATTTTTTTACATATGAAGGTATTATCCATGAGCAGATTGTTTCAAGAAACAAAGGAAAATATATTACCAAAGATATAAATCTTGTAATAGATCATATAGGTTATTCTAAAGAAGTTTTAAATAGAACCAATAAAATACAGAGGAATATAGAACTTTTAAAGAAGGCTTTGCAAAAGAATTTTAAAGATCCATATTTGCATTATCAATTAGGTAAAAGTTACTTTATGGGAAAAGATTATGATAATGCTTATATATCTTTTAAAAAAGCAATATATTTAGTAGATGATTTTAATTATGAGTATGCTGAAGATTTAGTAGAAAGCTATGGATATGCATTAATACATTTAAATTTATTTAAAGAGGCTTTAGAGTTAATTAAATATGAAAAATATTATAGTAATTCTCCAGATTTCTTATTTATTATAGGGCTTATTTATATGAACAATAATTGTTTTCAAAAATCTGCAGAAACATTTTTGAGATGTACTGAATTTAAAGAAGGTAAAATAGAAGGGATTACTTCATATTTACCACTATATAATATTGGTGTTATTTTTGAATGCCTAGGATTTAAAGAAGAAGCTTTAAATTATTACAATTTGTGTGGAGAGTATATACCAGCTACTAATAGAGTAAAAAAGATATAA
- a CDS encoding YjfB family protein has translation MDIGGLSMSLNQGKLAQAVSLSLMKITMNTSKENAVQMTEMIKESVNPNIGQNIDLRG, from the coding sequence GTGGATATAGGAGGATTATCCATGTCATTAAATCAAGGTAAACTTGCACAGGCGGTTTCATTATCTTTAATGAAAATCACTATGAATACGTCAAAAGAAAATGCTGTTCAAATGACAGAAATGATAAAAGAATCAGTGAATCCCAATATAGGACAAAATATAGATTTGAGAGGATAG
- a CDS encoding crotonobetainyl-CoA--carnitine CoA-transferase, whose protein sequence is MNKNIIGNSNCKEKNMREEFVEYFNNSPIPDDEILNNLGLFISRQNLSRILFMNELYKKIINVHGVVIEFGVRYGQNLALFESFRGMYEPFNYNRKIIGFDTFEGFKCVDKKDGKDEIIKENSFNVPKNYEDYLEKVLDYHEGESPISHIKKYELVKGDAIKTIHEYLEKNPQTIIAFAYFDFDIYKPTKECLIAIKNHLTKGSVIGFDELNYERFPGETLAFKEVFGLDNYAIKRSPLNPLQSYIVIE, encoded by the coding sequence ATGAATAAAAATATAATTGGGAACTCAAATTGTAAAGAAAAGAATATGAGAGAAGAGTTTGTAGAGTATTTTAATAACTCACCTATACCAGATGATGAAATATTAAATAATTTAGGATTGTTTATAAGTAGACAAAATTTATCTAGAATATTATTTATGAATGAACTATATAAAAAAATAATAAATGTTCATGGAGTCGTTATAGAATTTGGAGTTAGATATGGACAAAATTTAGCATTATTTGAATCTTTCAGAGGAATGTATGAGCCTTTTAATTATAATAGAAAAATTATTGGATTTGATACTTTTGAAGGATTTAAATGTGTTGATAAAAAAGACGGTAAAGATGAGATTATAAAAGAAAATTCATTTAATGTACCTAAAAATTATGAAGATTATTTAGAAAAAGTTTTAGATTATCATGAAGGTGAAAGTCCAATATCACATATAAAAAAATATGAATTAGTAAAAGGAGATGCAATAAAAACTATTCATGAGTATTTAGAGAAGAATCCTCAAACAATAATTGCTTTTGCATATTTTGATTTTGATATATATAAACCTACTAAAGAATGCTTAATTGCTATAAAAAATCATTTGACTAAAGGTAGTGTTATAGGTTTTGATGAGTTAAATTATGAGAGATTTCCAGGTGAAACTTTAGCTTTTAAAGAAGTTTTTGGATTAGATAATTATGCTATTAAAAGGAGCCCTCTAAATCCATTACAATCATATATAGTCATTGAGTAA